A stretch of the Bacillus anthracis str. Vollum genome encodes the following:
- a CDS encoding siderophore ABC transporter ATP-binding protein: MIKIDNVKKFYTDKVKIGPLDIEIPKAGFTSLIGPNGAGKSTTLLMIGRLLDMDEGQIQVANMDVSESKSKDLAKVLTILRQENHFVTRLTVRQLVGFGRFPYSKGRLTKEDEVIISKYIDFLDLTNLENRYLDELSGGQRQRAYVAMVLCQETEYVLLDEPLNNLDVARSVQMMEHLRRAANEFGRTILTVMHDINFAAKYSDKICAMKDGQIAAFGTVEEVMDSTLLTDIFETRIEIIKGPYGPIAVY, encoded by the coding sequence ATGATAAAAATTGATAATGTTAAAAAGTTCTATACGGATAAGGTAAAAATAGGACCTTTGGATATTGAAATACCAAAAGCAGGCTTTACTTCTTTAATCGGACCAAATGGTGCTGGAAAGTCAACGACACTTTTGATGATTGGTAGACTTTTAGATATGGACGAAGGTCAAATCCAGGTAGCAAATATGGATGTTTCTGAATCTAAATCAAAAGACTTAGCAAAAGTTTTGACTATATTGCGACAAGAAAATCATTTTGTAACGAGGCTTACTGTTAGACAATTAGTTGGATTTGGGCGCTTTCCTTATTCAAAGGGAAGATTAACGAAAGAGGATGAAGTTATAATCTCTAAATATATTGACTTCCTAGATTTAACTAATTTAGAGAATAGATATTTAGATGAGCTTTCTGGTGGGCAAAGACAAAGGGCATATGTAGCGATGGTATTGTGCCAAGAGACTGAATATGTACTTTTGGACGAGCCGCTAAATAACCTGGATGTTGCTCGATCTGTTCAAATGATGGAGCACTTGAGACGTGCGGCTAATGAATTTGGAAGAACAATTTTGACTGTTATGCATGACATAAATTTTGCAGCTAAATATTCTGACAAAATTTGTGCAATGAAAGATGGACAAATTGCTGCTTTTGGAACAGTAGAAGAGGTTATGGACTCAACACTTTTGACAGATATTTTTGAAACAAGAATAGAAATTATCAAGGGTCCTTATGGGCCAATCGCTGTTTATTAA
- a CDS encoding iron chelate uptake ABC transporter family permease subunit, whose product MITLDYRNKENVEVDSSLHNESRSASAFRSKKEARRYWIVLITLIALGLLSSYGLLVYNNPVPIDSPSFIPVVKRRIVAIVAMIIAAVCHSLSTVAFQSITNNKIITPSLLGFESLYSAIQTSTVFFFGASALINFNGIGSFLFQVVVMVFMSLILYGWLLSGKYGNLQLMLLVGIIIGTGLNSVSTFMRKLLAPSEFDILQARLFGSVNHADPAYFPIVIPMIIIVAVLIFAHSKNLNVLSLGKDVATSFGVKYQPSVIYTLVLVAILMSISTALIGPLTFYGFLVATLSYQAAATYDHRYIFPMAFAIGFLIMTSAYFLMYHVFHAQGVVSVIIELFGGIIFLTIVLRKRAL is encoded by the coding sequence ATGATCACATTAGATTATAGAAATAAAGAAAATGTCGAAGTCGATTCTAGCCTTCATAATGAAAGTAGATCAGCTAGCGCTTTTCGTTCTAAGAAGGAAGCAAGACGTTATTGGATTGTACTGATAACATTGATTGCTTTAGGCCTCCTTTCTTCATATGGACTTTTAGTGTATAACAATCCAGTGCCGATAGATTCACCTTCTTTTATCCCGGTCGTTAAGAGAAGGATAGTAGCTATTGTTGCAATGATTATTGCAGCTGTTTGCCATAGCTTGTCGACAGTTGCTTTCCAATCCATTACGAATAATAAGATTATTACTCCTTCACTTTTAGGTTTCGAATCACTTTATTCAGCAATTCAAACGAGTACAGTATTCTTTTTTGGTGCTAGTGCATTGATTAATTTTAATGGAATTGGATCATTTTTATTTCAAGTCGTTGTTATGGTCTTCATGAGTTTGATACTTTATGGATGGTTGCTTTCCGGTAAATACGGGAACTTACAACTTATGCTGTTAGTTGGAATTATTATTGGTACCGGGCTAAATTCTGTTTCAACTTTCATGAGAAAACTACTTGCGCCTTCAGAATTTGATATTTTACAAGCGAGATTATTTGGTTCTGTTAATCATGCAGATCCTGCATATTTTCCTATTGTAATTCCTATGATCATAATTGTAGCAGTATTAATTTTTGCTCATTCTAAGAATTTAAATGTTTTGTCACTAGGAAAGGATGTTGCTACTTCTTTTGGAGTTAAATATCAACCGAGTGTAATTTATACGCTTGTATTAGTAGCTATATTGATGTCCATTTCAACAGCTCTAATTGGGCCGCTTACTTTCTACGGATTTTTAGTAGCAACTTTGAGTTATCAGGCGGCAGCGACGTATGATCATAGATATATTTTCCCAATGGCCTTTGCAATAGGATTTTTAATAATGACGAGTGCATACTTTTTAATGTATCATGTGTTCCATGCTCAAGGTGTAGTTTCAGTTATTATTGAATTATTTGGTGGAATCATATTCTTAACTATAGTTTTAAGGAAGAGGGCTTTATGA
- a CDS encoding ABC transporter permease: MSKNMISRVENISQPQFYNHNKIWTKPFIIAIIVVIILGIISLFTGVYDIRGQEDGMEMFFITRVPRTVALMLTGAAMAMAGLVMQLITQNRFVEPTTTGTIEWSSLGLLFVYLLFPAPTLVQRMTGAIIFSFIGTMIFFLFLRRVKLRSSLIVPIIGLMLGAVISAVSTFLGLLFQMTQSIETWFVGSFANIQVGRYEYLWLIVIVTLLIFMYANRLTLAGLGEDVATSLGVNYNRIVLFGTALISVAVGIVAAVIGNLPFLGLIVPNIVSMFRGDDLRSNLPWVCVIGMGTITACDIISRTIIKPFELPVSLILASVGAVVFITILLRKRKPRRLR, translated from the coding sequence GTGTCAAAAAATATGATTTCTAGGGTTGAGAATATTTCTCAACCCCAGTTTTATAATCACAATAAAATATGGACAAAACCTTTTATAATAGCGATTATAGTTGTTATAATTTTAGGGATTATATCACTGTTTACTGGAGTTTATGATATACGTGGACAAGAGGATGGAATGGAGATGTTTTTCATAACTCGTGTTCCGAGAACAGTGGCATTAATGCTGACTGGAGCTGCAATGGCGATGGCAGGGCTCGTCATGCAACTCATTACACAAAATCGTTTTGTCGAACCTACTACAACGGGAACTATTGAATGGTCAAGCTTAGGCCTGCTTTTTGTGTATTTACTATTTCCTGCCCCGACTTTAGTTCAAAGAATGACTGGTGCAATCATTTTTTCTTTTATAGGAACTATGATTTTCTTTCTATTTTTAAGAAGAGTTAAGCTTCGTTCGTCTTTAATTGTCCCGATTATTGGATTGATGCTTGGAGCAGTTATTTCTGCAGTATCTACTTTTTTGGGACTCCTTTTTCAAATGACGCAAAGTATTGAAACTTGGTTTGTAGGTTCATTTGCTAACATTCAGGTAGGAAGATACGAATATTTATGGCTGATCGTTATCGTTACTTTACTTATTTTTATGTATGCGAATAGATTGACTTTAGCTGGACTAGGAGAAGATGTCGCAACAAGTCTTGGAGTTAATTACAATCGAATTGTTCTTTTTGGGACTGCTCTTATCTCTGTTGCAGTTGGAATTGTTGCAGCTGTTATTGGAAACTTACCTTTCTTAGGGTTAATTGTTCCAAATATTGTTTCCATGTTTAGAGGTGATGATCTTAGAAGTAATTTACCTTGGGTGTGTGTCATCGGAATGGGGACAATAACTGCCTGTGACATCATTTCTCGAACAATTATAAAGCCTTTTGAATTACCTGTTTCTTTAATACTTGCATCAGTGGGAGCAGTTGTGTTTATTACTATTTTATTGAGAAAAAGAAAACCAAGGAGGCTACGATGA
- a CDS encoding siderophore ABC transporter substrate-binding protein, which yields MKKTMLLKLVSILAIFTLMLVACSDSGKETSKATKDNSSDKPKTVEITDAHGKVKVPVNPKNVVALDNRTFETLADWGIKLAAAPKDIMPADSAYKKDEKVQNIGNHREPNLEIIAAANPELVIVGQRFADHYEEIKKLVPNAAVIDLNVDVSEKATKPGENLVKGLKDSTITLGKIFNKDKEAKQLVADFDKSIEKAKSAYNGKDKVMSVIVTGGNIGFAAPHSGRVWGPMYEIFGWTPALEVSNSTAGHKGDDVSVEAIAQTNPDWLFVLDRDAATSDAAKSAPAQDVISKSPALQNTTAVSKKQVVYAPADTYTNESIQTYIELFGNLAKTLAK from the coding sequence ATGAAAAAAACTATGCTTTTAAAATTAGTAAGTATTCTAGCAATTTTCACTTTAATGTTAGTAGCTTGCTCAGATTCAGGTAAAGAAACTTCGAAAGCTACTAAAGATAATAGTAGTGATAAGCCAAAAACGGTTGAAATCACTGATGCACATGGAAAAGTTAAAGTTCCTGTAAATCCAAAGAATGTAGTTGCTTTAGATAATAGAACGTTTGAAACTTTAGCTGATTGGGGAATTAAATTAGCAGCTGCTCCAAAGGATATTATGCCTGCTGATTCAGCATATAAAAAGGATGAAAAAGTTCAAAATATTGGGAATCACCGTGAACCAAATCTTGAAATCATTGCAGCTGCAAATCCTGAACTTGTAATCGTTGGTCAAAGATTTGCTGACCACTACGAAGAAATCAAAAAATTAGTACCAAATGCAGCAGTTATTGATCTTAACGTTGATGTTTCTGAGAAGGCTACTAAGCCTGGAGAAAATTTAGTAAAAGGACTTAAAGATTCTACAATTACTTTAGGAAAAATCTTTAATAAAGATAAAGAAGCTAAACAATTAGTAGCTGATTTTGATAAATCTATTGAAAAAGCAAAATCTGCTTATAACGGAAAAGATAAAGTTATGAGTGTTATTGTTACTGGTGGTAATATTGGTTTTGCTGCGCCGCACTCTGGTCGTGTTTGGGGACCAATGTATGAAATTTTCGGTTGGACTCCAGCATTAGAAGTTTCAAATTCTACTGCAGGTCATAAAGGTGACGACGTTTCTGTTGAAGCTATTGCACAAACAAATCCTGATTGGCTATTCGTATTAGATCGTGATGCAGCAACATCTGATGCAGCTAAGTCAGCTCCTGCTCAGGATGTTATTTCTAAATCACCAGCTCTTCAAAACACAACTGCTGTTTCTAAAAAACAAGTTGTTTATGCACCAGCAGATACTTACACAAATGAATCAATTCAGACTTATATAGAGTTATTTGGAAACCTTGCAAAAACTTTAGCTAAGTAG
- a CDS encoding response regulator transcription factor, translating to MRQVLVIKNERSLAKKIVSGLTEEGHFILKLHNENEGLNIIYEQDWDIIILDWDSLSISGPEICRQIRLVKMTPIIIVTDNISSKDCVAGLQAGADDYIRKPFAKEELVARVQAILRRSGCNQQHETTFFQFKDLFVDASSNIVKKGGKNLSLTKREYDLLVFLIKNKNTILSREMLLNQVWGYNVVVNPNVVDLYIGYVRKKLKCEKKDRYIQTIHGRGYSMIE from the coding sequence GTGAGGCAGGTGTTAGTAATTAAGAATGAACGGTCTTTAGCAAAGAAAATCGTAAGCGGTTTAACGGAAGAAGGCCATTTCATTTTAAAACTTCACAATGAAAACGAAGGTTTAAATATAATATATGAACAAGATTGGGATATTATCATATTAGATTGGGATTCATTAAGCATATCCGGACCAGAAATTTGCAGACAAATACGACTTGTTAAAATGACACCGATCATTATTGTGACCGACAATATTTCTAGTAAGGATTGCGTGGCAGGGTTACAAGCAGGAGCTGATGATTATATAAGAAAACCATTTGCGAAAGAAGAACTAGTAGCAAGGGTTCAAGCTATTTTAAGGAGAAGTGGCTGTAACCAGCAACATGAGACAACCTTTTTTCAGTTTAAAGATCTCTTTGTTGATGCATCTAGCAATATTGTGAAAAAAGGTGGTAAAAATCTTTCACTTACTAAGCGCGAGTACGATTTACTTGTATTTTTAATTAAGAATAAAAATACAATATTGAGCCGTGAAATGCTTTTGAATCAAGTATGGGGATATAACGTAGTCGTAAATCCGAATGTAGTAGACTTATATATTGGATATGTAAGAAAAAAGTTAAAGTGCGAGAAGAAAGACAGATATATTCAAACGATACATGGTAGAGGTTATTCAATGATTGAATGA
- the smpB gene encoding SsrA-binding protein, which produces MPKGSGKVIAQNKKAFHDYFIEETYEAGLVLQGTEIKSIRAGRVNLKDAFARVHNGEVWVHNMHISTYEQGNRFNHDPLRTRKLLLHKKEIEKLAGASKETGYALVPVRIYLKNGFAKMALGLAKGKKQYDKRHDLKEKEAKREIARAFRDRQKM; this is translated from the coding sequence ATGCCAAAAGGTTCAGGTAAGGTTATTGCACAAAATAAAAAAGCATTTCATGATTATTTCATCGAAGAAACATACGAAGCAGGGCTTGTCCTTCAAGGAACGGAAATTAAGTCGATTCGCGCTGGACGCGTGAACTTGAAAGATGCGTTTGCACGTGTACATAATGGTGAAGTATGGGTTCATAATATGCATATTAGTACGTACGAACAAGGGAATCGTTTCAACCACGATCCGCTTCGCACGAGAAAGTTACTTCTTCATAAAAAAGAAATTGAGAAGTTAGCGGGTGCTTCAAAAGAAACAGGATATGCACTAGTTCCAGTTAGAATCTATTTGAAAAATGGATTTGCGAAAATGGCACTTGGTTTAGCAAAAGGTAAGAAACAATACGATAAACGTCACGATTTAAAAGAGAAAGAAGCTAAACGTGAAATTGCACGCGCGTTCCGTGATCGCCAAAAGATGTAA
- the rnr gene encoding ribonuclease R yields MREEAYKPLTIQELEEAFGIEGSEGFKDFVKALVTMEEKGLVIRTRSNRYGLPEKMNLIRGKLIGHARGFAFVVPDEKKTGDDDLFIPPTELNGALHGDTVLARLSSQSSGSRQEGSIVRILERGTKELVGTYTESKNFGFVIPDNKRWTSDIFVLKSASMGAVEGHKVVVKITSYPENRLSAEGEVIQILGHKNDPGVDILSVIHKHHLPLAFPEEVMEHANSVPETISEEDLKDRRDLRDQMIVTIDGADAKDLDDAVTVTKLENGNYKLGVHIADVSHYVQEGSPIDVEAAERATSVYLVDRVIPMIPHRLSNGICSLNPKVDRLTLSCEMEINNLGDVVKHEIFQSVIKTTERMTYADVRSILEDEDEELMKRYEPLVPMFKEMGQLAQILREKRMRRGAIDFDFKEAKVLVDEEGKPTDVVMRDRSVSEKLIEEFMLVANETVAEHFHWMNVPFMYRVHEDPKEDKLERFFEFVTNFGYAVKGRANEVHPRALQQILEMVQGQPEEVVISTVMLRSMKQARYDADSLGHFGLSTEFYTHFTSPIRRYPDTIVHRLIREYIINGKVDNETQAKWREKLPEIAEHSSNMERRAVEAERETDELKKAEYMLDKIGEEYDGMISSVTNFGLFVELPNTIEGLVHVSYLTDDYYRYDEQHFAMIGERTGNVFRIGDEITIRVINVNKDERAIDFEIVGMKGTPRRKFKDRPVVIEQPRTGRKKRGGRSERSNERGGERGTGRKFDRGGKGKGRGSASASTSASQPGKKDGNGKKKKAFFENVPGFKKKKKKRK; encoded by the coding sequence ATGAGAGAAGAAGCGTATAAACCGCTAACGATACAAGAGTTAGAAGAGGCATTTGGGATTGAAGGTTCCGAGGGCTTTAAAGATTTCGTAAAGGCACTTGTAACGATGGAAGAAAAGGGACTCGTTATTCGTACTCGTAGCAACCGTTACGGTCTTCCTGAAAAGATGAATTTAATACGTGGTAAGTTAATTGGACATGCACGTGGTTTTGCATTTGTTGTACCAGACGAGAAGAAAACGGGAGACGATGATCTTTTCATCCCACCTACAGAATTAAACGGTGCGCTTCATGGTGATACAGTATTAGCACGCCTTAGTTCCCAATCGAGTGGTTCGCGTCAAGAAGGTTCTATTGTACGCATTTTAGAACGTGGAACGAAAGAACTAGTTGGTACATATACAGAATCGAAAAACTTTGGATTTGTTATACCTGACAATAAGCGCTGGACGAGTGACATTTTCGTATTGAAAAGTGCATCAATGGGTGCTGTAGAAGGTCATAAAGTAGTTGTGAAAATTACGAGCTATCCAGAGAATCGTTTAAGTGCAGAAGGTGAAGTTATTCAAATTCTAGGTCATAAAAATGACCCAGGAGTAGATATTTTATCTGTTATTCATAAACATCATTTACCTTTAGCATTCCCAGAGGAAGTGATGGAACACGCAAACAGTGTACCAGAAACGATTTCAGAGGAAGATTTAAAAGATCGCCGTGACCTGCGTGACCAAATGATCGTAACAATTGACGGTGCAGACGCAAAAGATTTAGATGACGCTGTTACAGTAACAAAGCTTGAGAACGGTAACTATAAACTTGGCGTTCATATTGCGGATGTAAGTCATTACGTTCAAGAAGGTTCTCCAATTGATGTAGAAGCAGCGGAGAGAGCGACGAGTGTATATCTTGTTGACCGTGTAATTCCAATGATCCCGCATCGTCTATCTAACGGTATTTGTTCATTAAATCCGAAAGTAGACCGTCTGACGTTATCTTGTGAAATGGAAATTAACAATTTAGGTGACGTTGTAAAACACGAGATTTTCCAAAGTGTGATTAAAACGACAGAGCGTATGACGTATGCTGACGTAAGAAGCATTTTAGAAGATGAGGACGAAGAATTAATGAAACGCTATGAGCCGCTCGTACCGATGTTTAAAGAGATGGGGCAATTAGCACAAATTTTACGTGAAAAACGTATGCGCCGCGGGGCAATCGACTTTGACTTTAAAGAAGCGAAAGTATTAGTAGATGAAGAAGGAAAACCGACAGATGTTGTTATGCGTGATCGTTCTGTATCAGAGAAGTTAATTGAAGAATTTATGCTTGTTGCAAACGAAACAGTAGCAGAGCACTTCCACTGGATGAACGTACCATTCATGTACCGTGTCCATGAAGATCCGAAAGAAGATAAGTTAGAGCGTTTCTTCGAGTTTGTAACGAACTTCGGATATGCAGTAAAAGGACGTGCGAATGAAGTACATCCTCGCGCGCTACAACAAATTCTTGAAATGGTTCAAGGACAGCCAGAAGAAGTAGTAATCTCAACAGTTATGCTTCGTTCTATGAAGCAAGCACGTTACGATGCAGATAGCTTAGGACATTTCGGTTTATCAACTGAGTTCTACACACATTTCACATCGCCAATTCGTCGTTACCCAGATACGATTGTTCATAGATTAATTCGTGAATACATCATTAACGGTAAAGTCGACAATGAAACACAAGCAAAGTGGCGTGAAAAATTACCTGAGATTGCAGAGCACTCTTCTAATATGGAGCGTCGTGCTGTTGAAGCAGAACGTGAAACAGATGAGCTGAAAAAAGCAGAATATATGCTTGATAAGATTGGCGAAGAGTATGACGGTATGATTAGCTCTGTAACAAACTTCGGTTTATTCGTAGAGCTTCCAAATACAATTGAAGGTCTTGTACACGTTAGCTACTTAACGGATGATTACTACCGTTACGATGAGCAGCATTTCGCAATGATCGGAGAACGTACAGGTAACGTATTCCGCATCGGTGACGAAATTACAATTCGTGTTATTAATGTAAACAAAGACGAGCGTGCAATCGACTTTGAAATCGTTGGCATGAAAGGTACACCTCGTCGTAAGTTCAAAGACCGCCCAGTCGTTATTGAACAGCCAAGAACAGGTAGAAAGAAACGCGGTGGACGTAGCGAGCGCAGTAATGAGCGCGGCGGAGAACGTGGCACAGGAAGAAAATTTGACCGTGGTGGCAAAGGGAAAGGAAGAGGATCTGCATCCGCATCTACGTCCGCTAGCCAGCCAGGGAAAAAAGATGGTAACGGCAAGAAGAAAAAAGCATTCTTCGAAAACGTACCAGGATTCAAGAAGAAAAAGAAAAAGCGTAAGTAA
- the estA gene encoding carboxylesterase: MKLASPKPFTFEGGDRAVLLLHGFTGNSADVRMLGRFLEKKGYTCHAPIYKGHGVPPEELVHTGPEDWWQDVTEAYQLLKDKGFEKIAVVGLSLGGVFSLKLGYTVPVLGVVPMCAPMYIKSEETMYQGILAYAREYKKREQKSPEQIEQEMLEFQKTPMNTLKALQQLIADVRNNVDMIYVPTFVVQARHDEMINTDSANIIYNGVESTLKDIKWYEDSTHVITLDKQRDELHEDVYNFLEQLDW, translated from the coding sequence ATGAAATTAGCATCTCCGAAACCATTTACATTTGAGGGTGGAGACCGCGCTGTTTTATTACTACATGGATTCACAGGAAACTCAGCTGATGTACGTATGTTAGGGCGTTTCTTAGAAAAGAAAGGCTACACTTGTCATGCGCCAATCTATAAAGGGCACGGTGTCCCACCAGAAGAGCTTGTTCATACAGGTCCTGAAGATTGGTGGCAAGACGTAACAGAGGCATATCAGCTTTTAAAAGATAAAGGTTTTGAGAAAATTGCTGTCGTTGGATTGTCACTTGGCGGAGTATTTTCTCTAAAATTAGGTTATACAGTACCGGTTTTAGGTGTAGTACCAATGTGTGCACCGATGTATATTAAGAGTGAAGAAACGATGTACCAAGGTATATTGGCATATGCCCGCGAATATAAAAAGCGAGAGCAAAAATCACCAGAGCAAATCGAACAAGAAATGTTGGAATTCCAAAAGACACCGATGAATACATTAAAAGCATTACAACAATTAATTGCTGACGTACGTAACAATGTGGACATGATTTATGTACCAACATTTGTTGTACAAGCGCGTCATGATGAAATGATTAATACAGATAGTGCGAACATTATTTATAACGGTGTAGAATCAACGTTAAAAGACATTAAATGGTATGAAGACTCTACGCATGTCATTACACTTGATAAGCAGCGTGACGAGCTACATGAGGATGTATATAACTTCTTGGAGCAACTAGATTGGTAA
- the secG gene encoding preprotein translocase subunit SecG, whose product MHTLLSVLLIIVSILMIVMVLMQSSNSSGLSGAISGGAEQLFGKQKARGIEAVLNRITIVLAVLFFALTIGVTYLNL is encoded by the coding sequence GTGCATACGTTATTATCCGTTTTACTTATTATTGTATCGATTTTAATGATTGTTATGGTACTTATGCAGTCTAGTAATAGCTCAGGCCTTTCAGGTGCAATTTCAGGCGGTGCAGAGCAATTATTTGGTAAGCAAAAAGCACGTGGAATTGAAGCGGTATTAAACCGCATTACAATTGTTTTAGCTGTATTGTTCTTCGCATTAACAATTGGTGTTACGTACTTAAACTTATAG
- a CDS encoding LrgB family protein — MSQILIGIGWVLFTVLLYQLSKKIYKLFPTPFTIPMLVATGLMAFLLIVLDIPYQHYMESGGGWIAKLLGPGVVAFAIPLYKQRHVLQKYVVPIAGGVLVGTTVAIASDFAIASLMGTDKSLILSSLPKSVTMPVAMSVSEQVGGVPSLTAAFVVIAGITGTITGPLLLKWSRVTNSVGKGIGFGCASHIMGVMRAMKNNEHEGVIGSVTMTLTAILTCLLGPLFAMMFM, encoded by the coding sequence ATGAGTCAAATATTAATCGGAATTGGTTGGGTTCTTTTTACGGTGCTATTATATCAATTATCTAAAAAAATCTATAAATTATTTCCAACACCATTCACCATTCCAATGCTTGTAGCAACAGGATTAATGGCTTTCTTATTAATCGTGCTTGATATACCGTATCAACATTATATGGAAAGTGGCGGCGGCTGGATTGCAAAGCTGCTCGGACCCGGTGTTGTAGCATTTGCAATTCCTCTTTATAAACAACGTCACGTTCTGCAAAAGTATGTTGTACCGATTGCGGGCGGGGTACTAGTAGGTACAACAGTTGCCATTGCGAGTGACTTTGCTATTGCCTCACTTATGGGAACAGATAAAAGCTTAATTTTATCTTCTTTACCAAAATCGGTGACAATGCCAGTTGCGATGAGTGTTTCGGAGCAAGTTGGTGGTGTACCGTCACTAACAGCAGCTTTCGTTGTTATTGCAGGTATTACTGGAACGATTACAGGCCCGCTTTTATTAAAATGGAGCCGCGTTACAAACTCAGTTGGTAAAGGGATCGGATTTGGATGTGCTTCTCATATTATGGGTGTGATGAGAGCGATGAAAAATAATGAACATGAAGGTGTTATTGGATCGGTAACAATGACATTAACAGCCATTTTGACATGTTTGCTCGGGCCGTTATTTGCAATGATGTTCATGTAA
- a CDS encoding CidA/LrgA family holin-like protein yields MKFTKILVQIAALYVFYMVGTWVQEMLNIPIPGSLIGMFLLLVLLSLKVLPVKWFDLGAETLVAIMPFLLIPPTLGLMNYGAFFMSKGISLFITVVASTFLIIIVAGHTGQYLANRKERESR; encoded by the coding sequence ATGAAATTTACAAAAATTCTTGTCCAAATTGCTGCTCTTTACGTTTTTTATATGGTTGGAACGTGGGTACAAGAAATGCTAAATATTCCAATCCCAGGAAGTTTGATTGGAATGTTCCTCTTACTTGTTTTACTTAGCCTAAAAGTTCTTCCAGTGAAATGGTTCGATTTAGGAGCAGAAACACTCGTTGCTATTATGCCGTTTTTATTAATTCCGCCAACGCTTGGCCTAATGAATTACGGTGCTTTTTTTATGAGTAAAGGAATTTCTCTTTTCATTACAGTTGTAGCGAGTACATTTTTAATTATTATTGTCGCAGGACATACAGGACAATATCTTGCGAATAGAAAGGAAAGAGAGTCGCGATGA
- a CDS encoding nucleoside hydrolase translates to MPKKVLIFCDPGIDDTMALLLAFFIDEIEIIGIVADYGNVPKKMAVQNAHFLKNETRNRNIKIFGGSERPLTGAPPAFFTEVHGKQGLGPIIPNGNVTNGEMENFFEVIPLIEQYKDELIIVSLGRLTSLAILFIMCKQLMKQIKSYYVMGGAFLHPGNVTPISEANFYGDPTAANIVLQSAANMYIYPLNVTQYSVITPEMAEYIEAKGKVPLVKPLFDHYYYGYYKNALPDLKGSPFHDTMPILALLDNSMFTYHKSPIVVMAESYAQGASIGEFRSLGKPKPFMDWPSHQIAIDFDYNRFFKHFMSLMTGEQF, encoded by the coding sequence ATGCCCAAAAAAGTTCTTATTTTTTGTGATCCTGGGATTGATGATACGATGGCTCTCCTCTTAGCATTCTTTATCGATGAAATAGAAATCATCGGCATCGTTGCTGATTACGGCAATGTTCCAAAGAAGATGGCCGTACAAAATGCTCATTTCCTTAAGAATGAAACAAGGAATAGAAATATTAAGATATTCGGTGGTTCAGAACGCCCTCTTACTGGTGCCCCGCCTGCTTTTTTTACAGAAGTACACGGGAAACAAGGGCTTGGGCCAATTATTCCAAATGGGAATGTGACTAACGGAGAAATGGAGAATTTCTTTGAAGTCATTCCTCTTATTGAACAGTATAAAGATGAATTAATCATTGTAAGTTTAGGAAGACTTACCTCTCTAGCAATTTTATTTATTATGTGCAAACAGCTAATGAAACAAATTAAATCTTATTACGTAATGGGCGGTGCCTTTTTACATCCTGGTAACGTTACCCCTATTTCCGAAGCTAACTTTTATGGCGACCCTACTGCTGCTAACATTGTTCTTCAATCCGCAGCTAACATGTACATATACCCGTTAAACGTTACCCAATACTCCGTCATTACACCAGAAATGGCCGAGTACATTGAAGCAAAAGGAAAAGTCCCACTCGTCAAACCATTATTCGATCATTATTACTATGGATATTATAAAAATGCCCTGCCAGATTTAAAAGGTAGCCCCTTCCATGACACAATGCCAATACTCGCTTTACTTGATAACTCTATGTTTACGTATCACAAATCACCTATCGTTGTCATGGCAGAATCTTATGCACAAGGAGCAAGCATTGGAGAATTTCGTTCCTTAGGAAAACCTAAACCATTTATGGATTGGCCGAGTCATCAAATCGCAATTGATTTTGATTATAACCGTTTCTTTAAACATTTCATGTCACTTATGACAGGTGAGCAATTTTAA